Proteins from a single region of Oryza brachyantha chromosome 6, ObraRS2, whole genome shotgun sequence:
- the LOC102702015 gene encoding antifreeze protein Maxi-like, with translation MAPSFGRSISFPLSPARSKPRAAAPCHVRSISLPCRSHPLLSHLQSHIAAVRSWLIQDASSLSAGLAHIHALHAALADLLLLPDPQDTLRRATATADRLLDAFLLLADAHQGFQEALLDLRQDVAEARAALRRGDAARLASAVRSQRRAEKELSRLASTVSAAATAKYPSRLGLGATAEETEMAAALMDAAAASAAASAAVFSAAASMSSAAASSCKKTPAFAAFAKKASPETAEVALDRFEELERCIEESESSCHKVFRGILHTRVALLNIQTPTF, from the coding sequence ATGGCTCCCAGCTTTGGCCGCTCCATCTCCTTCCCGCTTAGTCCGGCGAGGTCCAAGccccgggcggcggcgccctgcCACGTCCGCTCCATCAGCCTGCCCTGCCGCTCCCACCCGCTCCTCTCCCACCTCCAGAGCCACATTGCCGCCGTCCGCTCCTGGCTCATCCAGgacgcctcctccctctccgccgGCCTCGCCCACATCCACGCCCTccacgccgccctcgccgacctgctcctcctccccgaccCGCAGGACAcgctccgccgcgccaccgccaccgcggaCCGCCTCCTCGACGCCTTCCTCCTACTCGCCGACGCGCACCAGGGCTTCCAGGAGGCCCTCCTCGACCTCAGGCAGGACGTCGCCGAGGCGAGGGCCGCGCTGCGGAGGGGCGACGCCGCAAGGCTTGCCTCAGCCGTCAGGTCCCAGCGCAGGGCCGAGAAGGAGCTCTCCCGCCTCGCCTCCACCGTCtcggcggccgccaccgccaagTACCCGTCGCGCCTCGGTCTAGGCGCCACCGCCGAGGAGACCGAGATGGCCGCAGCGCTcatggacgccgccgccgccagcgccgcggcGTCCGCGGCCGTGTTCTCCGCTGCCGCGTCCATGTCATCGGCCGCGGCGTCCTCTTGCAAGAAGACGCCGGCGTTTGCTGCCTTTGCCAAGAAGGCCTCGCCGGAGACGGCCGAGGTGGCTCTCGACAGGTTCGAGGAGTTGGAGCGATGCATCGAAGAGTCCGAGAGCAGCTGCCACAAGGTGTTCAGGGGCATTCTTCACACAAGGGTTGCCCTGCTCAACATTCAGACTCCAACTTTTTAG
- the LOC102699518 gene encoding uncharacterized protein LOC102699518 — protein sequence MAPAPTMSVPPSPARPARPFAGGHVRSASVPCHSHPLLTHVDDQLLALRSWTSNPGENPLSLAHVRALLCVLDELLHLPLAAAASTDHLLHGFLVLADAFGTFLSALLALRQHASELQAAVRRRDQPKIASAARAQRQVDKELAQLAAAVAREASRCARASVTTTTTCSDHAGATELEVARTVAEAINDTAVASASVFMEVGSLADAAAAAAAAPPTKKRLPPLMHSSSRSKKQPSCEEQRGVAALQKLKELEQCIGELESESEKVFRSLVQARVSLLNIHTPTF from the coding sequence atggcgccggcgccgacgatgaGCGTGCCGCCGAGCCCTGCCAGGCCTGCCAGACCGTTCGCCGGTGGCCACGTGAGGTCGGCCAGTGTGCCGTGCCACTCCCACCCGCTTCTCACGCACGTCGATGACCAGCTGCTAGCGCTGCGCTCTTGGACGTCCAACCCCGGCGAAAACCCGTTGTCGCTGGCGCACGTCAGGGCGCTGCTCTGCGTGCTCGACGAGCTGCTTCAcctgccgctcgccgccgccgcctccacggaCCACCTGCTCCACGGtttcctcgtcctcgccgacgccttcGGCACCTTCCTCTCCGCGCTCCTCGCCCTCAGGCAGCACGCCTCGGAGCTCCaggccgccgtgcgccgccgcgaccAGCCCAAGATCGcgtccgccgcgcgcgcgcagaGGCAGGTGGACAAGGAGCtcgcccagctcgccgccgccgtggcgcgcGAGGCCTCGAGGTGCGCGCGCGCCAGCGTgaccacgacgacgacatgcAGCGACCACGCCGGGGCCACGGAGCTCGAGGTGGCCAGAACGGTGGCCGAGGCCATCAATGACACCGCCGTGGCGTCGGCTTCCGTCTTCATGGAGGTCGGCTCCCTtgccgacgccgcggcggccgcggctgcAGCACCCCCGACGAAGAAGAGGCTGCCGCCATTGATGCACTCGTCGTCGAGGAGCAAGAAGCAGCCGAGCTGCGAGGAGCAAAGGGGAGTGGCGGCGCTGCAGAAGCTGAAGGAGCTGGAGCAGTGCATCGGCGAGCTggagagcgagagcgagaaGGTGTTTAGGAGTCTAGTGCAGGCTAGGGTTTCACTGCTCAATATTCACACGCCAACATTTTAA